From a single Arachis hypogaea cultivar Tifrunner chromosome 3, arahy.Tifrunner.gnm2.J5K5, whole genome shotgun sequence genomic region:
- the LOC112734073 gene encoding delta(8)-fatty-acid desaturase 1 yields MQGVEKKYITPEELKEHNKAGDLWISIQGKVYNVTDWAKDHPGGDVPILNLAGQDVTDAFIAYHPGTAWQYLDKFFTGYHLKDYNVSEVSKDYRKLCFEFAKMGLFEKKEHVTLYTLSSVAAMFAMVVYGVLKCTSVWAHLGSALLLGLLWMQSTYVGHDSGHYEVMSSRQYNKFAQILCGNCLTGISIAWWKWTHNAHHIACNSLDYDPDLQHIPVFAVSSRFFTSMKSYFYDRCLKFDALSRFLVSYQHWTFYPVLCFARLNLYLQTFLLLFSWRRNVPDRAYNIAGILVFWTWFPLLVSCLPNWPERVMFVVASMAACSIQHLQFCLNHFSANVYVGPPSGNDWFEKQTSGTLDISCSSWMDWFFGGLQFQLEHHLFPRLPRAQLRKVSPLVIDLCKKHGLPYRSLSFIEANIWTLKTLRTAALQARDHTIPPQNLLWEAFHTHG; encoded by the coding sequence ATGCAGGGGGTTGAGAAGAAGTACATAACCCCTGAGGAGCTGAAGGAGCATAACAAGGCAGGGGATTTGTGGATTTCAATTCAAGGGAAAGTTTACAATGTCACAGATTGGGCCAAGGATCACCCTGGCGGTGATGTTCCCATTCTAAACCTTGCAGGCCAGGATGTAACCGACGCATTCATCGCTTACCATCCCGGCACAGCATGGCAATATCTGGACAAGTTCTTCACCGGCTACCACCTCAAAGACTACAATGTCTCCGAGGTTTCCAAGGATTACAGAAAACTCTGTTTCGAGTTTGCGAAAATGGGGCTATTCGAGAAGAAGGAGCATGTTACTCTATACACACTGTCTTCCGTTGCTGCCATGTTTGCCATGGTGGTGTACGGTGTCTTGAAATGCACAAGCGTCTGGGCTCATCTGGGATCGGCCCTTTTGCTTGGTTTGCTTTGGATGCAGAGCACATATGTTGGACATGATTCCGGCCACTATGAAGTTATGTCGAGCCGGCAATACAACAAGTTTGCACAGATTCTTTGTGGGAATTGCTTGACAGGGATAAGCATTGCATGGTGGAAGTGGACTCACAATGCACACCACATTGCTTGCAATAGTCTTGACTATGATCCTGATCTACAACACATTCCGGTTTTTGCCGTGTCTTCACGGTTCTTCACCTCAATGAAATCTTACTTCTATGATAGATGCCTCAAGTTTGATGCTCTATCTAGGTTCTTGGTGAGTTACCAGCACTGGACATTCTACCCTGTGTTGTGCTTTGCAAGGCTAAACCTTTATCTTCAGACCTTTCTGCTATTGTTTTCGTGGCGGCGCAATGTCCCGGACAGAGCTTACAACATTGCTGGGATCCTTGTGTTCTGGACTTGGTTCCCACTCCTTGTTTCTTGCCTGCCAAATTGGCCGGAGAGGGTGATGTTTGTGGTTGCAAGTATGGCTGCATGCTCCATTCAGCACCTCCAATTTTGCCTCAACCATTTCTCAGCCAATGTGTATGTTGGGCCGCCAAGTGGGAACGATTGGTTCGAAAAGCAGACGAGTGGGACACTGGACATCTCTTGTTCATCTTGGATGGATTGGTTCTTTGGTGGGTTGCAGTTCCAGCTTGAGCACCATTTGTTTCCAAGATTGCCAAGGGCGCAATTGAGGAAGGTTTCTCCCTTGGTGATTGATCTTTGCAAGAAGCATGGTTTACCTTACAGGAGTTTGTCTTTCATAGAGGCCAATATATGGACCCTCAAGACCCTAAGAACTGCTGCATTGCAAGCCAGGGACCACACTATCCCTCCCCAGAATCTGCTATGGGAGGCTTTCCACACTCATGGTTGA
- the LOC112734074 gene encoding delta(8)-fatty-acid desaturase 2 has protein sequence MQVVEKKYMTPEELKEHNKPGDLWISIQGKVYNVTDWAKDHPGGDVPITNLAGQDVTDAFIAYHPGTAWQYLDKFFTGYHLKDFNVSEVSKDYRKLWVEFVKMGLFEKKEHVTLYTLSSVVVMFAIVIYGVLSCTSVWAHLGSALLLGLLWMQSTYVGHDSGHYEVMSSRQYNKFAQILCGNCLTGISIAWWKWTHNAHHIACNSLDYDPDLQHIPVFAVSSRFFSSMKSYFYGRYLKFDALSRFLVSYQHWTFYPVLCFARINLYLQTFLLLFSRQRNVPDRAYNITGILVFWTWFPLLVSCLPNWPERVMFVVASMAACSIQHLQFCLNHFAANVYVGPPSGNDWFEKQTSGTLDISCSSWMDWFFGGLQFQLEHHLFPRLPRAQLRKVSPLVIDLCKKHNLPYRSLSFFEANLWTLKTLRTAALQARDHTIPPQNLLWEAFHTHG, from the coding sequence ATGCAGGTTGTTGAGAAGAAGTACATGACCCCCGAGGAGCTGAAGGAGCACAACAAGCCAGGGGATTTGTGGATTTCGATCCAGGGGAAAGTCTACAACGTCACAGATTGGGCCAAGGATCACCCTGGCGGTGATGTTCCCATTACAAACCTTGCTGGCCAGGACGTAACCGATGCGTTCATCGCTTATCATCCTGGCACAGCGTGGCAATATCTTGACAAGTTCTTCACCGGCTACCACCTCAAAGACTTCAATGTCTCTGAGGTCTCCAAGGATTACAGGAAACTCTGGGTCGAGTTTGTGAAGATGGGGCTATTTGAGAAGAAGGAACATGTTACTCTATACACACTGTCTTCAGTTGTTGTCATGTTTGCCATTGTGATCTACGGTGTCTTGAGCTGCACTAGCGTCTGGGCTCATCTGGGATCTGCCCTTTTGCTTGGTTTGCTTTGGATGCAGAGCACATATGTTGGACATGATTCTGGACACTATGAAGTTATGTCAAGCCGCCAATACAACAAGTTTGCACAGATCCTTTGTGGGAATTGCTTGACTGGAATAAGCATTGCATGGTGGAAGTGGACTCACAATGCACACCACATTGCTTGCAATAGTCTTGACTATGATCCTGATCTACAACACATTCCGGTTTTTGCCGTGTCTTCACGGTTCTTCAGCTCTATGAAATCTTACTTCTATGGTAGATACCTCAAGTTTGATGCTCTGTCTAGGTTCTTGGTGAGTTACCAGCACTGGACTTTCTACCCGGTGTTGTGCTTTGCAAGGATAAACCTTTACCTTCAGACATTTCTGCTATTGTTCTCAAGGCAGCGTAATGTCCCGGATAGAGCTTACAACATAACTGGAATCCTTGTGTTCTGGACTTGGTTCCCACTCCTCGTTTCATGCTTGCCAAATTGGCCGGAGAGAGTGATGTTTGTGGTTGCAAGTATGGCTGCATGCTCAATTCAGCACCTCCAATTTTGCCTCAACCATTTTGCGGCAAATGTGTATGTTGGGCCGCCGAGTGGGAACGATTGGTTCGAGAAGCAGACGAGTGGGACACTGGAtatctcttgctcatcttggatGGATTGGTTCTTTGGTGGGTTGCAGTTCCAGCTTGAGCACCATTTATTTCCAAGATTGCCAAGGGCACAATTGAGGAAAGTTTCACCATTGGTGATTGATCTTTGCAAGAAGCATAATTTGCCTTATAGGAGTTTATCTTTCTTTGAGGCCAATCTGTGGACTCTAAAGACCCTAAGAACTGCTGCATTGCAGGCCAGAGACCACACTATCCCTCCCCAGAATTTGCTATGGGAGGCTTTCCACACTCATGGTTGA
- the LOC140183637 gene encoding uncharacterized protein, giving the protein MLAIKGTLQPKKKEDPDVTISFNHSDFRSASPNLDDPVVISIQVGELLVRKTLLDPGSSADVLFYSTFKKMKLSEKLIQPSSVELIGFSGERVPIMGHIWLRTTMGEIPISKSIDIQYLIVDCYSPYNIIIGRPALNIFKAVVSTLHLCVKFPVQKNKIATVYADHQEARQCYNACLKQAHTREIARPQVQAIHNSTEATMLADLDPREDLSERPQPMDNLH; this is encoded by the coding sequence ATGCTGGCAATCAAAGGAACACTGCAGCCAAAGAAGAAGGAAGACCCAGATGTCACGATATCCTTCAATCATTCAGACTTCAGATCGGCAAGCCCTAACCTCGATGACCCAGTAGTAATCTCCATACAGGTTGGAGAGCTGTTGGTAAGAAAAACACTACTGGACCCAGGTAGTAGTGCtgatgttttgttttattctaccTTTAAAAAGATGAAATTATCAGAAAAACTAATACAGCCTTCCTCGGTAGAGCTAATTGGGTTCTCCGGAGAAAGGGTCCCCATCATGGGACATATATGGCTGAGGACCACAATGGGAGAGATCCCTATCTCGAAGTCCATTGATATTCAGTACCTAATAGTAGACTGCTATAGCCCTTATAATATCATAATTGGGAGACCCGCCTTGAATATATTCAAAGCGGTAGTATCCACATTACACCTGTGTGTCAAGTTTCCAGTGCAGAAAAACAAGATAGCTACAGTATACGCTGATCACCAAGAAGCTCGGCAGTGCTATAATGCATGTCTAAAGCAAGCCCATACGAGGGAGATAGCTCGGCCCCAAGTCCAAGCCATACATAACTCGACCGAAGCCACAATGTTAGCTGATCTCGACCCGAGAGAAGACCTCAGCGAAAGACCTCAGCCAATGGACAACCTTCACTAA